The Chryseobacterium sp. LJ668 genome segment GTGGATGTAACCAGCTGAAATTATTTAAATTTGATTTCTATAAATACAAAAACATAAAAAATTATTTCAATCTTAGCGATTGGTATAGTTTTTTTAAAATTTTGCGCAAGAAACTCCAAAAGGCGGCGGCTGTTCTGGAAAAGATAAAAAAGAATGCTCTACAGCAGACAAAAAAGCAAATCAGGAATATCACAAAGACTGTGATAAAAAAGATAACACCGGACGAGATCAGAAAGTTGATAAGACCTGGAAGAAAAGATAATCCTTTTTTTCCATTCTGTAGAAATGCAATTAAAGCTTAATATCATCGAAATTTCTATGGAAACAAATAAATCTAAATGATAATTTAAACTATAATCAAAAACTATGACAGACCAATCGGAGCTTTTTTATGTTGATTTATGAATATATCTCGAAAGCTTAATTCCCAAATCTGTCCAGACAATCTTAGGATTTCCGTTTCTGGTTAAATGATGATCTGCTGTGTTGATTTCATCTAAAATGCTGACAATATTGGCACCGCTGATAAATTTAGAAAATCCTACCCAGTTGAATCCATTGGCATCTATCTTTTTATACACCAGTTCTTCAGACTGGTAATTTTGCAACAATGCTAATCTGAAAATTTCTGAAGAATAATTGAGAAAATTCTTTTGTTTTTCACGGTTCCAGCCTGCAATTTCTCTGGCCCAGAGAATGATATTTTTAAGAAATTCGGGTTTCTTTTTTACCTGAAATGCATCACGAACCCATTGTACAAAAAGTCTTTCAAACTCAGGATTTTTGATTTCGGCATTAAGAAGCTTTATTGCTTCATTCAAATTTCCTTGCGCTTCGTGTGCCGCCAAATTTGCCTGATCTTCTGATGCTGCAAATTGAGTCATCAAATGATTTTTTAAATCTTCATCAGCAATTCTCGGTACTTCAATAATCTGTGTTCTGGAAATAATGGTCGGAAGAATGTCGTCTCCACTTTCTGCCGTTAAAAGAATGATGGTTTTTGCAGGTGGCTCTTCAAGAAACTTAAGAAATTTATTGGATGCCGCAACATTCATTTTATCAGCCCGCCAGACAATGAGAATTTTGGTACCGCCTTCAAAACTTTTAAGGGCAAATTTTTGATTCTGATCATCAATTTCATCCGCTGAAATAAACAGCTGCTTGTTTTCAGAATCCAGAAAAGCTGTCCAGTCGTCGTAACTTGCATACGGAGACTCCAGCATCATTTCCCGGAACTGTTCAAATTTATTTTTACTTAGAGAATTTTTGTTGTCGGTAAAGACAGGAAAAGAAAAATGAAGATCTAAATGATTCAAGTGCTGAACTTTTGAAGCCGCATGTTCGTTTTCA includes the following:
- a CDS encoding DNA polymerase III subunit; this encodes MNWENIAGQENLKKLLQDSISENRVSHAQLFIGKEGYGTMPLVLAYAKEILKGENEHAASKVQHLNHLDLHFSFPVFTDNKNSLSKNKFEQFREMMLESPYASYDDWTAFLDSENKQLFISADEIDDQNQKFALKSFEGGTKILIVWRADKMNVAASNKFLKFLEEPPAKTIILLTAESGDDILPTIISRTQIIEVPRIADEDLKNHLMTQFAASEDQANLAAHEAQGNLNEAIKLLNAEIKNPEFERLFVQWVRDAFQVKKKPEFLKNIILWAREIAGWNREKQKNFLNYSSEIFRLALLQNYQSEELVYKKIDANGFNWVGFSKFISGANIVSILDEINTADHHLTRNGNPKIVWTDLGIKLSRYIHKST